One part of the Sporosarcina ureae genome encodes these proteins:
- a CDS encoding DUF3953 domain-containing protein, whose protein sequence is MMLSLGLMFLVMCIQEFREGRKVYGWLLLLTSMFALFVTIQGFLLS, encoded by the coding sequence ATGATGTTGTCCTTAGGTCTAATGTTTTTAGTAATGTGCATTCAAGAGTTTAGAGAAGGTCGAAAAGTTTATGGTTGGCTACTTCTGTTAACTTCTATGTTTGCTTTGTTCGTCACAATTCAAGGGTTCTTATTAAGTTAA